One stretch of Thalassophryne amazonica chromosome 19, fThaAma1.1, whole genome shotgun sequence DNA includes these proteins:
- the LOC117501137 gene encoding SRA stem-loop-interacting RNA-binding protein, mitochondrial-like, translating to MSAAASKKAFELFVNRVPWTLSANELKTYFGQFGVVKKCILPVDQNTGFHKGFCWIMFKTEQDLFSALEKDRHVVEGNTLLVQRNRKTFNTRDPTRDMDSD from the exons ATGTCAGCTGCTGCGTCTAAGAAGGCTTTTGAGTTATTTGTTAACAGAGTTCCGTGGACGCTGAGCGCCA ATGAGCTGAAGACATATTTTGGACAGTTTGGTGTTGTGAAGAAGTGCATCCTGCCAGTG GATCAGAACACGGGCTTCCACAAAGGCTTCTGCTGGATCATGTTTAAGACGGAGCAGGACCTGTTCAGCGCCCTGGAGAAGGACAGACACGTGGTGGAGGGCAACACG CTCCTGGTCCAGAGGAACAGAAAGACTTTTAACACACGTGACCCCACCAGAGACATGGATTCTGACTGA